ACCTACACTACCTGTATAatcccaaaaccacaaaaaacactTCAAACATGTCTCACTTGGAAAGCCTACACACATACCTTTCACAGAAGCTTTAAGTAACTCAATCTTATCCATCAGGCCTGCAGCCCTGATATTCACATCTGCACCCTCTAACTGTGAATCACTTATATCAGCACCCCAGTAACAGGCTTCCtgttcagagaaaaagagaaaagtcatTTTGTTGACAAAcagatgtatttgttttgtaaacCCTTCTCAGAACTGCCTTGTTGGCATAGCTCTTCCACCACAAAACCCTTGCTGGGAGATCTCATACCATTACACAGAGCAATATACAGACccagaggacagaaaaacaGGGGAAGTCTGTGCTGTCTTCACTCCTTTCATGTTCTGCTCAAGATACGTGTAACTTACAGAAATATTGAGGCTATGTCCTAACAGCAAGACCCCAGATAGCTAAAGACAGCCACACTGCCTCTAATACTGACAACTGACTGTACCATCCCATTGACATCTCTGATCCCAGGATAAGTCCAGGCAGTTTTAAAAGTCCTCACACAAGTCCTGCGGTATAAATACAGGGTTGCCAGCACTCACCCACACAAGTACATAGGActttgttttacatttctgtgGAGGAATATTTGTACTGAAACACTTTTAACAACTGCCTAGAAAGATCAGTTTGGTTCCAGCTTTccaatatatatatacacacgctTTGGTATAACTGTGGTACAGGTTTTTCTTGATGGAACTACAAGCCATCTTGCAAAGGTCCCGTCTGTTGCCACTGTGATACTCACAGGCCACTCTTTGGCAGCTTCCAGCAATATCGTTCCTAGCCCACACATGGGATCCAGCACAAAGACACCCgcctacagaaataaaagggtTATTGCGTCCCAAGCAAGACAGATCCCTCTCCCAGGACAAAGATTATTCAGGGACGTATGGATCACCTACATACTCACACTGAATCCAGGGTAGGTAACCACAATCACTGGTTTATCAGGCCAAACTTCTTGTAAGGGAGTATAGTAAAATCATCAGTAGTTTCACTAAAGACAATGCATCACTGCATCCAGCCTTGAGGTGACATTTAGGGAAACAAATTACAAGTGGACTGCAGATGGATATTGGTACCAAATTAATCAGTGGAAACATCACacctgcttctgttttcctttgtgagAACAACCTCAAATAAGGTTTAAAGCCTGGACAATGAAAAACCCTTGCCGTTTAGACATATATATTCATACAAGGAATAACACCTCTgctgagaaggacctgggaTTACAGCAGGTATCTGGATGAACAGCAGGTGACAGCACACACTGATCACAGATAAGGCAAACCCTGTCCACATGCATTAGAGGATGTGGCATTAAAATCACCACATTTCAAAGCTTCCAGCTCAAGCGCTGATGAGCAGCAGCCCTCCTTTCCTTCAGGACTCTGCATCTTTGCGTGAACGTTCACTTACACTGATTTCAGCCAGAGACGCCATGGCCCACGCAACTGTTGACCGCAGCCCTGCTGTTTTGATATACTCTCTGTTTGCCAATGGAAGCCTgcagacagcaaaaaaaaaaaaaaaaaaaaatcgacgTTAAGATAATGGTACAAGCACTCAGAAAAGCCAACgcaatatgaaagaaaaaatgaactgGACAGAtctgcagaaagacagacaCATAGAAACCACCGTCTGCTTTTATCCATAACTCACCGCAAAGCCCGGCCTATGTGCTCAGATAAGCTCCAGACAGACCACAAGACTAGTGTGACAGTCCAGTGAATATTAAACCAGAAGATAAATACTCACAGCAAAAGTATTTAGAAATTATGCCTGTTCTGATACTGCCAAGACAAACCTGGTGAGGAGAACGCCTACCTGAAAAGAGGAATCCCCACCACAGAGTGAATGTCATTAAGATGTACAAAgatctgaaagaggaaaaaaaaaatacattagaaaCCCTCAACTTGACAACAACAGCAGCTTCAACTGATTTAAACGAGACACAGAAGAGGTTAACTTCTGATCCTAGTTTTTAAGATCAAAATTACATGCTTTAGGCAATTACAACTAATTGGAAGAAATCACACTAGGTAATCTGAATGCCACTTTAAAGAGGTTTTAATAGTTAAGCAAGCTGGGATGGGATTTTGTCAGCCAGGAATCCATCAGCAAGAGCTTGAATCTTTAAGGGAACCAATTTTTGTAACATTGAatggatatttttaattataaaaccACTTCCTTGAAGCAGgggattattcactgtatataAGCACTCAGCTATTCACAAACAcggggttttttattaaaaaaaaaaaaagtgccactAAGGGGCATGTCAGATGGAAGCCAAATGTGGGTAATCCTTCCAGAAACTTAGGCAGCTCAAAGCAATTGTCCTCTTGTCCCAAAAGAAGACTAAGCTCCCCAACATGTCGTCTTGCATGACTGCAATCCCTCCACAGGGAGCCCAAAGAAAAGTGTGATGCTGTTGACAAATCCTAGTCCTCAGCACTTGAatggtttcagagaaaaaaaaggacaagagcCCCACTTGAGGCTCAACAAAGCCGGTCTTAACACACAGCCTGGGAAAACCAGAGCCAGTATATGAACTCAGAGCTTTTACAGAAGGCCTCAGATTTCAGAGTATCAGTGCTGAGAACAGCTTCCCTATGCCAAGCACAGAGATGGAGAAACAGCTTGTCGAGAGCAATGAGTCCTTTCCAAGGTCTCTAGACAGCTAGCACCATGGAGGGTGCCTTAAGCAAGCTGCTTATCAAGGACAGGGTCTAGGAGGAGGCTCTTCCATAAATGCCATTCTCAAGTCAAGTTCCTCAAGAACACAACCTTGCTGCTCGCTCTCTTCCCCTGCAGAGGCTAAACTAGCTGCCCAATGGCTCAGGTGATCTCCATTTTCAACAGAGTCTGAGTCCAGCAGTTTGTAAACATGCCAGGTCCTGAGGCATTCCCTGTATGGATCCTTCCCCTGACATACACGCCCATGCTTGCTGCTCTAGGATTTATGACTAGAGCTTAAGTGCTCTGGAAGGTGTGCACACAGTGGCCACTGAAAAGCTGTGCTTGGCGCTACCAGATGATTTCTAGTTaaattcagcagcagaaagacaAACGGGGGGAGAGGCCATGGTCCTGCCTGCAAAGGGagcacagaacaaaacagaagattttGGGGGCAATTCTGGAAGCAGCAACAGGCCATCTGGCAGACAAGCACCATTACCTCTAGATCAGGGTCCCGCAGATCAGCCTGCCACCCAAACTGCTTCATGAGCGCTATGCCAACAGCTCTTCCGATCTCCTGCAAGGGCAAACACCAGTCACAGGcagtaaaaataacagaattaaGAGAACTACAGATCACTGCACAATTCTTATAAAtacctgggaaaagaaagagtcCCTCTTTATCCCTAGGAAAACAATTTGTACAAAGACCAGAAGAAGTACAATGGGGCACAGTGAGCAACCGGCAcagttttaatgcttttaaagcTCTGACTACCTCCAGAGTATGAGAATTCAAACACACAGCACAAATTTAAGCAAACATTCATGTTGGCAGGCTCATGTATCCCATCTTTCCAAGGTACTTGCTTcagtaggttaaaaaaaaaccctcattaaACTTATCTTCAACTCAGAGAAATCTACATACATTGCAGCTACAcagtgtttggtttgttttttttttttttccctcacagtAGAAAGATTCTATGGATGAGAAGAGTGCCGGATGGAAAGGGTCCTTCAAAGTCTCTACACCATCACCCTCTCCCAATGACCAAGATCTAACCCTCCCTAGGACACATCCCAGGGCTCCACCACCCTCCTGGGAAACAAGTTGTCCCCAATACCCAACCATAGCCCACCAAAGCTGCCAGTTCTGGCTTGTGCCCCTTCTTCTACGCTGCCTGCCACAACTAAGAGCAGTCTGACTCCATCATCCTTGCAACGCCCCTTTCAGTAGCTGTAAATTACCATCCGGTTGCTCCTCAGACTCCACCAGACTTCACAGGCTCAGCTACTCCAACCTCTTTCTTATCctcaaaaaaaggcattgaTTTGAGAAGTATTCACCGTAACAGTACCCAGAAATTAACAACAGCCCTTGTATTTCCACTTCATTAAGGTAAATGCAGGCTAAGCGcttttttgagaaaatacagaaaaagcttagatcactttgtttttctaaaacataCAACATACCATTGAAGTGACAAATAAAACTACACAGCTCCCTTCACCTTTGctaaattcttttaaaacattgatATTTCAGCATACCTGTGAAGTAAGTATTTTGGCAATCGCTCCACTGCAACGACAAGAAACTCTGAAACTGAAGCTAAGCTGCTCATTCACAATAGGCTTCTCTCCACTGCTTCTGGAAGGGTCTTCTAAGAAAGTCTTGCTTTCAGTCCGGCAGTCCTGATCACTTGCTCTCTCTGGTACCACACACCTCTCTCCAGCTTCCGCCTGACATTCCTCAGACACAGTCTCTCTCGCTTGTTCTGTTTCCTGCCTTTTAGTTACAATAGTTGTCtcttcttctgattttctcttcAGAGGCGACTGGTTTTCTTGAGAGacatcatcttttttcccctcacaccCATGAAGGTTTCTCCAGATAGAGATAACATCCAGCCAATACTTCGGCTCCTCAACGACAAGGCTTTTAAGCTCATGCAGCATTTtacctggaagaaaaagcagtttcgGGGTAAGTAGTTCAGTCTCAGCATTTGATTTTCCTACACACTGTGTTCAGATTTCATCAATGTGTAAATCcaggaagcagagcagcaaTCACAGGCACAGCTGAGCTCTCAACACCCATGTACTCCACCAGCAGAGACCCAGGCATCCCTTTAATTACAAGGAATATAAAGGCTAATTCACTTAAAAACCTTGAAGCTGGTcgaggtaaaaaaaaaaaagggggggagggaataAAGGTATTTCTAGTTCTCATTTAGAATCATGGCTAGATTTGAATCTCAAAGCTGAAGGCCATTTGTGATCTCCCACATAAAATCCCACCAGCATGCAGATATCCTTCCATTTTACTTGTAATTCTTATTCCAACACTGTCAAAAAATGTGACCAAATGACTCATCCTTAAAATGCATACAAAGGGTCCAGAACAGGACTTCagtttcattaattttgttGGTGTTGGGAGTAGTGTTACACATACACATGTGCGTACAGTGCCAGCAGAACACAGGCTGGTAAGACAGctatttaaaacattcttaaagCCATTTTtggcggggaaaaaaaaaacaacactgaaaacatATCTGGGTGAAAGACAGGTTTTCAATTATTGTCAGTTAGAACTATAGCTATTAGTAAATAAACTAAATCAAGTATTAACATTATAAACAAGGAGGTGAACTGAGGCTTCGCGTTTATGAGCGCACACACCCTATGAGCAAACGGGAGGGGATGGCTTGAGGGAAGGAGTCAGTATCGTACCTTTATTTCTAGACACTACAAGCGGGGGGTGTTTCTTAAGCAGTAAAAACAGTCGCTCTCCAGCCCTGAGTCTCCTCAGCTCGCCCGGCTCCGCCTCTGTGCTGAAGAAGACCTTTCCTGAGACGCAGTCCacctcaggggaaaaaacagaaagtaaaCCGGGAAGGTTTTGGGTGAGCACCTCTAGCAGCCCCTCACACCCGCTCGCCTCTTCGCAGGGAAGGCAGCGCAGACCTCAGCTCACCGGGCGGGGAtagggaggggacacggcccGACCGAGTGGCAGAGGTctctgcccacggcaggggCTGGGCCAGACGGTCTTTAGAGGTTCCTTCTGACCCACATCAAGACCAGACCCGTGGGCCCCACGCAGGCGGCGGCACAGCCCACACCGCGGCCTCCCGGCTCCGGGGCGCAAAGCAGACGAGGCCGCCTGCCCCGCCGATCCAGACCGGACCAGACTGCAACACCCCGGGTGGAGACCAGTGCCAGCTCCCTCCTCACCTCCGTGGCGCCGAGCCGCGCCCGCACCTCCCGCGCTAGAAAGGGCTCCAGCCCACGGCCGGCCGTGCAGAAGTACCGCCCTCCCCCCGCCGCCATCTTGacccgccccgccgccctcaACACGGGCCGGGGGAGCCTGGCGGGACCGGCCTTCCTTGGCCGGGGCCCCTCCTCGGGGGCGGCTCTCCCGCGGTGAGCCCGCCCTGGGAGcgggccggcggggccgggcgacAGCCCCGGCTGCCGCCTGCCTCGGTTCCAGAGCACGTTACGTGGAAGTGGAAGCAGCTGGTCTGGAATGTATTTGTACACTCGGGGGGCAAATCTTCACCTGCCCCCACAGGACCGCTTCACCACTAAACGCGGTTATCACCGTGACGGGAGGTGACACGCTGAAGGACCGTCAGTGCGGGTGGTGAGATTAATTACTGCAGCGCAGCTCTCGGTCCTcctgtttcagcagaagaccGCGCCACCGCTCCTGACGGGGCTGATAGGGAGAGGAGGATTGCTGTGGCGCAGAAGCTGTGTCTGCATCCGCAGCATCTAGGCCTCCCCCCCGAGTGATTCAGCACCCCCGGCCCAGGGGGAAGCGTCGGGAGGGCAGATGGGAGACAGCAGCTCCCCCCACAGGCGACCAGCTCTGCTACAGAATCTCCAAACGACTCTGTCAtcatcccccctccccacttCTTTACAGGGGACAGAGTATGAAGGAACACTGATATCACAAGTCATGTATAGTCCAGTCTTTAGGTGGGCCCAAGAGGAAACTCCAAAAGCAAGAGTGGAAAACTGACACGCTCACTTTGTAAGCAGGAGAGTCAGGCTGCAGTCTCAGCAGAAAACCAGTGTTTCCAAAGAGCCTTCACTCAGCTGGGCATCAACACAGATCTGTGTGCTCATGTGAGGGCCTAGGGATGGAACAATTTCACAAGAGTACCTAAAATCCTCTTTGGCCACACCAGTTTCCCCTCAAAGAGCTGCACATTCAACAAGGCAACTTGCTCTTTCCAGAATCACTGTTTCAGCATAAAGCTTACTAGCAGCTGATGCACCAAGCAATACAGGTGGATGCTCCTGTCTTTGCTCATCACCACAGTGTTTCCTTACAAGAAGGGATTTTTTGGTAGGATAGTAGTtgaattccccccccccccccgcccccagttCCCACAACTCTGTTCTTTAGTTCCCTATATCCCTGCTGCATTGCCCTGTCTGCTGTGGCAGAACAGCTGATGCATATGGCCAAGCTGCCAGCTTGGCTCTAAGGAGACACAGAAGGGCCTGTTAAAGCCTAGTCAGGTGACCCAACTTACTCGTGAGTAAGGGAGCTGGCAAGAATACATTAAAATTGTAATGCTACTCAGAACTATTTGTATGATCTTCACCACAGTGGGTGTATTTATTTCTACACACTTTCCCCCCacaaacagaataaacaaatgctattccctgagcatctGTCAGGAAACAAGTTTTTAAGGGTGCCTAAGCCCTTATCACATTGTGATTAGTCCAAAAGGATGCTTCAGTCAGCACAACTTTTAAATCACCCTCACACAAAATAGCTGACATGTTCAACATCTGTGTGGATGCACTGCCCAGCATTCATGAGCAGTGAAATCTATCTCTGGTAGGGGTTTCACCTCTGTTGACAAAGCCCTTGAGACCTGTGAAAAGAACCCTGCAGGGGTAtacaagtgagaaaaaaattaagaattaatcACCTACATGAGAAATCTGGGCTTGCTGTATCAGACAACAGCCACAGGTTCCTCATGTCAAGAATCAGGCTCAACGTCCCTTCTTCCCCAAAGAAAGCACAGCTCACACACTTccaaattttgattttttttttaaatgtcagcttCCAGATACCTAATCACCATACTGTTTGTGCAGAACAAACTTTACTAAAATGCACAAGGCGAGTCGAAACAAGCTGTTTCAAACTGCTCAGCAGTGCAGGCTCAAGCGCTTATTTGCAATGGCTTTACTCTTTTTACAATCCGTTCTATGTAGCAATGACTGTATATAAAGAATATAGTACACACTATTGTTTTCATTGTCAAtttacaagagaaaaaataaatattttctgttcttattaTACATTAACACTTCAGTACAAAGTTATAGCTGTTGTGTTGACATGACTTGCAacttcaggaggaaaaaggacaTGCATACATATCTATTAAGAACTCTAAACTATGACTTCGTAATAAATTAGAGAGGATAGATACCAGCCAAGAGAATACCGATTATCTGAATTCAGTACATTTGTGATTCTtgctctgaaggaaaaaaaatctggcaacATACAAAAGCTAGTAGCTTGTATTTATGTCAATAAGACAAACCATGTATGGCAtagctttttcttcaaatgtttgTGAATAACAGGCTTGTGGTTTTAGGCAAAGAAGATTAAGTAGTTGAGTTAGTCCTTGCACCCTTCACACATAACTAGCACCGTAAAGATGCAAGGACCTCAGCAAACACTTAAATTTCATGCTTAATAACTAAAGCATGCATTTTGTAGTTTGTGCATATTACATCTTCTGTTTATTAAGGTTACTGTGCAAAAAAGATTCTCAACCACTGAAGATGTTTCTGTAATTCTGTTAAAATTTGCAACATTTCTAAAGCCTAGTAGGCCTATGTGagattaatgaaaagaaaaaaaaaatcatacttgtGGTTCACCCTTGACTGCTATACACAGACACTGTACCAGTGAATTGACAAATCAGAAATCAATGGCAGCAGCCTAAGTGTCCAATGAAGTGGGGGGAAAAGGCATTgccttttacttaaaaatatacaaatattttaaaatggcacAAAGCTTTGTACAGGTGGATCTATCTGtgcaaatacatatatatgaggTATCAATTCATTCAGGCCAGAtctaattttttatatatatatatatattacaatCACTCTCTTAATTTCCTGTTGTCAGATACAGGCTGACAAGCTGTAGCACTGaagtaaaatcaaaacattttttcagcatATTCAGTATCAGATCATTGTAATTTCCCTACAATTTAGTTTCTGAGCTTCCACTCCTCAGactgcttaattttttatttttaaaaacacactgaGTGTTAAtactcaattttctttttcaagcttTGAGACTTGATTatcagaaaaagataaaactgtaTATGTGAACTGGAACAATAACTATGACTAGCTGAATATTTTAACATTGTTTGAAGTACTGTCAGGAAGGAGGAACACAGTTATTGCGATTTGGggactttaaaataaaacaaacgaACCTGACGGCATAGACAGCACTGTTCCAATGGTGAAAGTTAAATAGATACAAAACAGCACTCTGCCTAGAATCAGTCCTTTTGCATTTGAACACTCTTCAAGTTATCTACAGCTTTCTCTTCCAGGCAACTATGATGACATTTACACGGAGATAGGGATTTAAAGTGGCTAACTGTGGGACACACACAGCTTTTCAACTCTGGTAATTCTTTCTTGAGTCGTTCCAGCTGCTCAACCTGGAATATATTTGGTTGTTCAGGATTCGAGTCATATATCCTgcataaacaagaaaaaaaaaacctgatcaGTACAATCTGACAGTTCACAGAAATGTAGAACACATGAAGcaacttggattttttttctctattagaGTAAAAGTAGGTATCAAGTCTATAAAAACAGTACATTTCAGGCTAGCAAACTGAGTTTTGTTGCTCATCTTGCAATATAAAATGGTATTCCTTTTATACAATGGTTAGTAATTTCATTGGATATACTGAAAAGCTACCCACTGGCATCTACCTCACTCTcctgaaaaatgtgattttacaGGTGGCACAAGGCAGTTAAGTAAGAGCAGAGTTCCAGGCTTCAAACTTAAAAGCCTAAGAAGTTTCAGAGCCCTGAGACTATTTGAACAGACTATGATACACTTTATGTACAGGTAGCGACCTGTACATAACACTGAATAGAGTTTATACTTACTGTTTCAAGAACATTTCGCCTCCCTACCTCCAATTTGgaaccattttttaaaactaccaTTACAGTATTAGGTAAagagtgaaaaacagaaaatctgatctttatttgtatttaatacaaatttaaCTATCTACACTATTTTAAATAGTATATcctcttttcagtttcttgttttcacaCATGTAAACAAACCTGCAGCATTTGAATTGTCAACATGGTACTGAATTGTCCAAATCCAAAGCACATTTTGAGTGTGATAGTGTAGGCACTAAGCATAACTCAAATACTATTTTGGTGTAATTCATCATCAAGCAAAAGCATTCATGTTCCTGTAAGCTAACTTTGGTGCAACACTTACTGTGACATGCATACATTCTGATCTCCCAACATTTATTTCTAATGTCAGTATGTTATTTATATCCAAAATTTAAATCCTGGCATCCAGTTCCCCTCATTTATAGCTACTGCGCATATAGAGTTTCAGGTATTGCAGGTCTCCAGGTCTATCTCCTTCGAATGAAAACTTCTGGAAGAAACTACCGTGGCTTCTGCCTTAGTCTCTTATGAATATTCATACtttcatttataattttgtttttattgcatcattctttctctttcatacCATAATTTCAAGGTACATCCAAAAGGAACACAATGTCACTACCAAAACAGTGCTTTATGATACAGTGCCAGGTGCCTTTTTACCCCAGGGAAGACAATTTGTAAACTGGTGGCAAGTCCAAGACATCCAAAATAACATGCAGCTCAAATAGTGATATAGTAAATGGCATTCTAATGAGGAAACACTTCTGCAGGAAATAAAGATGTGTATCACATTACCCTCAGTAAGATCAAAGATAGTTACTTTACAGAAACCCCTAGGTTACAGAAGTGAGGGCCAATGCTGTCCAGTTTTATGGAATATGCACAGAAGGCACAGCAGTTAAATTACCTGCACAGAACCTATAATCTAAAGCAGGCTAAGATATGACCCAAAATTGCCTAAGAAAAGccatctgcaaaataaaagcccaaccttccttccttccaggaTGCAGGTACAACCCATGCTTTCTTAAGTTAGCTTACACATTATGCATTTCTCTATGCATTCAAGACAAAGCACTGAAATTAGAAGATAGTTTTCTATATAGCAATACACTTTAGGAACTGCGAGTCTTAAGTCCTTCCCATCAGACACCAGAAGAGCAAAGGCACATTTCTAAGCCTCTTGTTCACAGAACATGGCTAAGCATGACACTAAGTAGCTTCTGGCAGGaattttattagttttttaCCAGGGCAAGCATGAATTCTGTAATTCTTGCTTCATATTCAACGATGTTCAACTGAGATTTCCAACCCTCCAAACTCCTTTCAGGCAGTCTGCTCCAATGTGTGTATAGTatgtcttctctgcttttggttTACAAGAAAATTTGAAACACAGCT
The DNA window shown above is from Grus americana isolate bGruAme1 chromosome 3, bGruAme1.mat, whole genome shotgun sequence and carries:
- the THUMPD2 gene encoding THUMP domain-containing protein 2 isoform X2; the protein is MAAGGGRYFCTAGRGLEPFLAREVRARLGATEVDCVSGKVFFSTEAEPGELRRLRAGERLFLLLKKHPPLVVSRNKGKMLHELKSLVVEEPKYWLDVISIWRNLHGCEGKKDDVSQENQSPLKRKSEEETTIVTKRQETEQARETVSEECQAEAGERCVVPERASDQDCRTESKTFLEDPSRSSGEKPIVNEQLSFSFRVSCRCSGAIAKILTSQEIGRAVGIALMKQFGWQADLRDPDLEIFVHLNDIHSVVGIPLFRLPLANREYIKTAGLRSTVAWAMASLAEISAGVFVLDPMCGLGTILLEAAKEWPEACYWGADISDSQLEGADVNIRAAGLMDKIELLKASVKALPLPSESFDAVISDIPFGKKFKITKDIQLLPDILQEMERVLRVGGTVVLLLSQDLHKYMDGITQCAENDPPNATSDSASETAAAKALNVDGNSSSLVNGVKESFLSSRRTHFGSLVLDGVYGVSLGKTDAFIHKYRKISSAGNR
- the THUMPD2 gene encoding THUMP domain-containing protein 2 isoform X1 translates to MLHELKSLVVEEPKYWLDVISIWRNLHGCEGKKDDVSQENQSPLKRKSEEETTIVTKRQETEQARETVSEECQAEAGERCVVPERASDQDCRTESKTFLEDPSRSSGEKPIVNEQLSFSFRVSCRCSGAIAKILTSQEIGRAVGIALMKQFGWQADLRDPDLEIFVHLNDIHSVVGIPLFRLPLANREYIKTAGLRSTVAWAMASLAEISAGVFVLDPMCGLGTILLEAAKEWPEACYWGADISDSQLEGADVNIRAAGLMDKIELLKASVKALPLPSESFDAVISDIPFGKKFKITKDIQLLPDILQEMERVLRVGGTVVLLLSQDLHKYMDGITQCAENDPPNATSDSASETAAAKALNVDGNSSSLVNGVKESFLSSRRTHFGSLVLDGVYGVSLGKTDAFIHKYRKISSAGNR